The DNA region GCCACCTGGCCTTCATGGTCAAGACGAGCGCGAGGTAGCGGTCCACGTTCACCATCACCAGCATGTAGATGCTGGTGTACATGTTGACGGTGATGGAGAGGTTGACCACCTTGCACATGAACTCTCCATAAGACCACATGAAATAGTTGAGGATGTTCATGGCCCAAAACGGCAGGCAGACTAGTAGGATGAGGTCAGCCAGCGCCAGATTACCAAGATAGATCTCAGGCACAGACCAGCGGCTCCCCTGGAGCAGGAACACCAGCAATACGAAAGAGTTTCCCAGAATTCCTGTCAAGCACACAATGAAGATGTACGGTGGAATGATGGAGTAGACTAGTTGCCATTCTGTTGAGTTGAAGAAATCCAGATATGCTGGAGTGACGGATCCATTTGGAGGCTGAAGCGTCGTCAGTGACACAAGCTCTTCTGACTGCATCCTAGAAGATAAAAAAGCAGCTGGagcatcacactgcaaaaaatgcttttcttactttgatttttttgttttgtttcaagccaaaatatctaaaaattcttaaatctagaaagattttctagacaagtaaaaatgattgtcttgcttttagaaaaaagaaaaattaagtgagtttttgcttaaaacaagcaaaataatctgccagtggggtaagaaaaataatctagttgtctgcttgaaataagattattttgctctccccactggcagattattttgcttttttaactttattttattttgatatttttttggctggaaacaagactaaatgacAAGCATTTATTGCAGTGCATGAATTTATTATCTTTTCAACTGGGTTTACTTTagatacaattatttatatttgGCAGCTGTCATCTTACAACTTTATTAGTTTAATTATTAGTTAAGTGGTGCCATTTGTGCAGTTCTGAACCAGGGTTAtagttaaatatttaatttattttatttgagataaattctcattttaatgaaagtttttaaatcttttattatttgttttattacaaaaataaaaaaaatgttttaaaatataaaaataaaattttattcaaatatttaataaaagttATAATAGTATATCAGTAATACTAAAGAAAATGGGTGTCTAATCCATCTAATTTGTACTCTTAAATTAAACTTTACAATGTATTAATGTGAtttgcattaaatgtaaaatataaaaaatggaaatctattaatattattataataatgaatATATAAGAAAAAGTTGGGAACTGCTGTTTTAAAACTAtgcaaatatgtaaatatttcatGAAAATGTACTTCTGCTGATGTACATTAGTTTAAAATTTgggtctaataaaaaaaaatacctaaaaaaaaaaaaaaaacaaacaaaaaaaacattgcatttatAGCAGGTATTTTTCCGCATACAACCTCTAAaacaaaattatattgcaattattaAACGACACATATCCATGTTCATCCCTGATGTTAGGTAATCATCTCATGACAtacagattaaaaaataaaatgtcatattttatatttactgttttattttgattgttattTAAAGGATTGAAATATTTAAATTGGACTTTTTTTCCTGATTTAATCATTTACTAGCATTTCATCAGCTCATGAGCGCCAGTTTGAcaaactttaacttaaatttattgtaaaaaataaaaaaagcaaaagcattgaaaatgaaaacaaaatgcattGTCTATACCTGATGAATTGTGACTGAAGCGTCCAAATACTTGGATACTATAATACTGTatcataaatataatatattgctTTTGCTTACCTTACTTTTTCTGTGTTTTCCTGTAATTTCTGTATTTTTCTGGTCGACTGATATTCCACGCTTTCTCCTCACCTCGCAATCTTCCTGTTCGTGCAGAAGGAGTGTTAAGTGAGAGACAGAAAACAGCTCAGTCTTTACAGCCTCATTCCTCCAGAGCCATAGAGCGGCCGCTGAGGCCCAATCTGTTTATTCTCCAGACTTTCTCTTCCCCAGTTGAAGACACAAACACTGAAGAGAGACAGATGAAGACCTCAGAGTAATGCAAACATAATGTCTGTGGACCAAAACTCTGATGTGGTGCTGGAATTAATTGGCTGGTTCCCTATTAGAAAGTATGATATACGTCACAAAGTTTGTAGTAGATTTAAAAGCTTGAAATGTAATGTTTCAAGATTTCAATCAATTTGTATTTTGAAGATTGAAGGTTTTAAAGGCCATACAATCTTTCGAAAAAAACATTCTGGATATTCTGGATAGTTGGATAATGGATTATATAATGATCAAGATAGACAGGCACACTATAACGCACACTTGTAATGCAGCATATCTACCAGCAGAGGTCAGTGTGAGTCAACAGCTTCACATGCTTCTGCTGTGTGActgtataaatatgtataaatatttcaaatgtaATGGTCAAAAATGTACCTCTAATGACTTCCTGATAATCCTGGCTTCTGCAGATGCCATAACAGCCTGATTAGTTCTGTATTCACAAAAAGTTATGCTCTGACGGACTAACTTTATCATACTAGTAATGTTATCACATCTAGTCTTCACTTGATGTTTTAAGGAGTAATATTTATAGATTTAATATGGAATGCATATGAAATAACATTCAACTAATATTCAACTTGGATGTTAGATGTGCAGTTCTGTTGACAACATGAGATCAGATTCTGTGAAGCAGAGAATTTGGGATTGTTAAGCACTTTAAACCAGTGTTATATtcggttttatttttaaaatatattttcatttcaGTGTTAATATTTTAGTCATTTCGTTTTGTGTTCTTGTAGTTCTTAATCATTTTTAATGTATAGTTTGTGTTCATTTTTAATTAAGTTGAactaaatgagaaatgttttctTGGCAACTAGCTAAAAAAGGTTtcaactttttgtttgtttttgttaagcaaaaactgttttaaatgttgcaTTTTGTTTGAGGTTACCAATGGGGTGATTACTGGTTATCCCTAGTGAAAGAATAAATATGGGCCAAAGACGAAAAAGTATTTAAGcataaataaaatgtgaaatgtaatgtgtttttgtttttctgagcaaaaaataaatatacatttatccctcatttacagaagacacccactaaaatggcattcagtgtaacaatcttgtcaggcatttttacaacaaaaatctatttaagatgtattaaaagacaaattactttcacctacattttttaaaaattgccactatcctaggttttgccaatttgtcagtaagaactttttattcatttaaaacacaatacaatttaatattctcccttattcttttatatattttaatatgtaccaatcagaataagcatgctgtttgaatttttacataaatattgttacactgaatgacaatgtaacattattgcatttaaatattgacattttattttccaaaaaatgcatttgaacactaaaagtagacactttacctACATTTAACGtgttttctatggacataaaatcacttttgtaaattactTATGATGTGGACACCTTGACCCATATACTAAAATACACCAATTTCATGCATAAGTATAAATACAAATACACTTAATAAAATGCAATTGTATTtctagtatactaaactggtgtatttaaagtctgctaaattgaaacaactaattttgtacttaatgcactttaattgtgcggaagtagtgctgaagtccaaccaaaagatatacttaagtatgtAAGATTGTGATAAattggaactattgcaagtatactttaggtacactttgtaaatattatgtaaatatcttatttaataaaaataatataaataaatgcaaatatttagCATTTAAAGGCCGATATTATTTAAATCCTCATCAGTAGTGACACATTCTACgtcaaatattacaaaatgtgcattgtgcacagaTATGGAAATATGGTTTAATTGCCATCAGTAAATCTGTTAttagacttgaactatacttagtataaaataaatgcattttaaatctattacctTTTTACTAGGGTTTCTTCAATTATTTGAAGAATTCATATTGTAAATAATAACCAATAGATCCACCATTACGTCATGGTGGATGAAAGATTTTAATATAAAACTTAAATCTGAATATAAGTGACATTGCTCAAGTGTACTGAACTTCATGGCTCATTTCTAAAAGTAGAACTACACATTTATGAAAAGTTTTACTCCTTTCTAAAAGTAGAACTGTACATTTCTGTACAACTCATTTCTAAAAGTGAACTGGTAGTTCACTCAGGCCTTACCCAGATGCTCTCTCTGACCTTAGATTGGCTTCGCTTCTGTTGCTTATTTGCTTATTTGAGATGAGGGTGTTGTAGTGATTCAGACTGACAATGTATTTGTATTAATCCATTCAGTTGTGGCATTTGATTTGGTTTATGCGTTTAGATTTTTGTCAAATATGATCTGTGGGGCGAGTATTGAAGCGCTGGCGATGCAGCCAAGAGATGTTATTTTTAAAGCATGAGGTTTAGTTTTACAGACTGTGATGAATTCAAACCACTAAAATATGTTTCATTTGAGGGAATGCTGACAGATTATAGTACAGCCACCCACCCGCAATCATGACGGTCCCACCGCTCTGTGTTAGCGACCACAGTCCTCCTAAAAACATGTCTGGCCATTGAGGTATCGCTGGAAAAACACTATTTAGGAGGCTGTTATTCATAGACACACAAAGAGGAACGGGTGAAGAGTCATTACTGGAAAGTCTGTTCTTTAAAAACCAACTAGTCATTTACTTACCCTGGAAACAAATGCTGGAAACAGACATAGTCTGCAAAAATCGTCGCCTGTCCGTCTGTGTCTGCACTGTCAAAAAGTGGCAtgatattgctgttttttctatACCATAGTAGTGTGTTTATATTTCTTTAGCAGACACGTTTATCCAAAAGGACTTTGAAAAATCTATGCAACCTTGAATTTTGAGTATCATTGTGAGTTTGAATGCCATTTTTCTGAATTTGGCACAGGTTGGCATCATTTTTGttactcaaataaaataaaactaataaaatattaaaaacatgacACAGCCATTTCagatttttctcaaaataaaatgaaaatgtacagtTTTATTTACAACATTTCAAAATATGACATATTAAAACAAACATTATGCATTATTTTAATTTGCATGCATGGACATTTATACATAATGGtcttaatattttgtaaaaatgatGTAGGATTTATGCAGACAATTTTTGCTCAATATTTGCAGGTCAATTTTACAaataagtacaaagaaacaaCAAATTGAATCATGCATAATGTTTTTAAGTAGAAagacaaaaactataataatcgGTTTTATTTACAACGTAAAAACTTTTTAATTCACATCAAGACAGACATTAAACAATCATTATAAATTAGAATTTTAATTTGTACCTATGGACACTTTATATATAATGGtcttatattttttacatttaattttaaagccccactaagtaactttttttttaccttaaaattatGTTTCcaaactcatgtcagtggttcatcaactcataacagggtgaaattgcactttcgtattcgctttgcgaccctctatcagccataacagcactatgtaagtttgggtcgtcgggtcgcggttttgtagttcaaatgatactacaaatgcgacctgcttcacggcaggcttcacaaaaggttttcatacttttataaagtcatacaacatactctaccttgtcactggacattgttatttccaaagccggtcctttcaaacaaataacgtgcatgtgacacgacggtaggctaaattatttacgacagcggtaatggacaattccgcttctaacctgtagagggagcttcgtgggaaaagttacttagtgttgctttaactcAGAAATTGGTACATTTcagaaataattacaaagaaacagcaagcaatacattgaattaaatgtgaaatataaaaacatactccaataatattttacaacttAATTTTTAGTGCACCTCAAAACTCACATATTAAACAAGTATTTGTGCTTATGGACTTTTTATGCATAATGGTCTTATATTGTTGTGAAGGTCTTTAAGGTTGACGAGAGCTGTGATCTCGTAGAACCGCTTGTCGAATCATTTTTTTTCTCCGTAAGCTGCTTCATCAGCTCTTTGACCTTCTTCCTGAAGTTCTTTCCCACAATCACATAGAGGATTGGGTTCAACACGCTGTTGCTCAAAGCCAAGTAGGTGAATATCTGATTGGAGACGTCCAAACTGGATTCAAAGTCGCATCCGGCGAAGACGCCAAAGCGAATCAGGATATCCATGAGGGTCACGAGGTGGAAGGGCACCCAACACAAGAGAAACACCACCAGCACCACCAGCACCAAGACGGTGGCTTTCCTTTCAGTGTTTTCCGCATTGAAGCGGTCGACGACCTGCTCGTGTAAGGCTCGGATGATCTTCAGCGTGCAGTAGGAGATCACCAAAAATGGGACGATGAAGCCTAGCAAGATGAGAAGAATATCACAAGCGAGACCAACGTGGGTGTTCGGATAGTTGAGAATACAAGCCGTGATGTTCAGCTCCGGGATGAATTGAACGTTCCGGAAATGAAGCGTTGGGATGTTGAAGATTATTCCTAAAAACCAAACGGCAATGCAATTGATCTTGGCGTAACGCGGTCGTCTCATTCTACCACGCGACAAGGCATGCACGAGTGCGACGTATCGGTCAGCGCTAACCAACACTAGTAAGTAAATACTACAAAACGTGTTCATTCTGATGCCTGTGTTGACTAGTCGGCACATGAGCGAGCCGAATCGCCAATTAAACCCATCGGCGATGTTTATGGCCCAGAACGGCAAACACAAGACCAACAGGAGGTCGGCGGCCGCCAGGTTCCCCAAGTAGATTTCGGCCACCGTACATGCTTTCTTATGCAGGCCGAAGACCAGCAGGACGAAGACATTTCCCAGGACTCCCAGCACGCAGATGATGAACATATACGCAGGCTGCATGATGTACAACCAGTCCCACACTTCCCAATGCGGACACTGGGTGTTGTTGGTGAGGTTGTTGGTGGGGACAGTCGTAGGGATTGTGGAAAGGATGGACGATGTTGTTACTTGTATTTTGTGGTCCATGTTTCTGCTGATATCTGTGGAGagatcaagtcaagtcaagtcacctttatttatataacacttttgattgtgtcaaagcagctttgcagtattaaataggaaaaaaagtgTGTTAATAATGCAAAAAGACAACAGTAAACAATTTTCAGtcaaaggcagttcatcaattaagatgtttaatgtcagtttatacatttgtaacattttttaatatagtctcttttgctcatcaatcctgcatatatttatttaaaattactgtaaaattcgtaatattgtgaaacattattagaCTTAAACATTTTCTAGGAGTGTGATTCTCCCGtggggttcaaatcccggacgaacCCCCAACTGTTACACACTGGGTCTAGGGTTTATACccctgttttctatatgaatattgttaaaatgttatttatttctgcgatcaaagctgaagaaacatttctgattattatcaatgttgaaaacaatttgcGTGGAAACCATCATACATGTTGTTTTTAGGatttaataaaaagttcaaaataatCTTTTTTAGTATTAAATGGCGCCACTTTGAATAAAAGTGTtagtaaaagcattaatttcattttttttttgttaccccCAACATTTGAAAGATCATTTATGACAGTTTAAAAccaaaatattgggcagcacaactgttttcaacaccaataacaatcaaaaatgtttcctgagcagcaaatcagcatattagaatgatttctgaaggatcatgtgacactgaagactagagtaatgatgctgaaaattcagctttaataacagctattttaacATCACATAGAAGACAGTTGCagtaatattttactgttttattgcatttattgattaaatgcAATCTGGTTtggtaaaggaatagttcacttgaAAATGCACCCAAAAGACTGTGAGCATGTCATTTCAATATTGCAAAAAAGGcctatcttacttagtatttttgtcttgttgacaaaatatctaaaaattcttacatttaagatgcatttactagataagcaaaatgacataagatatatAGTCTTGTTTGAAGCAAAATGCATTTAAGTTTTTCaccccctggaaacaagtaaaattgcacttaatttagttttttacctCTGGAAACTACTTTAGAAAGACTAAATATGTTCTAGTAAAAGCATcttaatttttagatattctgaCTATGCAAGACACAAATAATAAGTAAGATgagccttttttttttgcagtgaaaccaATATGGCTTGCTTTCATTGTACTgaaaagagcagcatttcatGTTTTCACCTAAGTAAGTCATAGTGGTTTGGAATGGCTTGTGGGTGAGTAACTCCTGGAATTTTGGAAGTGGCATCCTACGGTATGAAAGCATTGTGCGGTTGCATAATATTTCCAGTGTGATTAAGGAAACTGTCTGTCAGGCTGCTGATTAGGTGGAAAAGCATCAGGGGAAGGAAATGAACAAACTTACATGGAatatttatggatttttttttttcttttgatcagTTAGTCAGATGATTTAATATTTGTAGTCAGACTTACTAATCGCAGAAACTGGGCTAGTCTTACAAGTGGGTCAtccagtttttttatttaaaggcaGGGAAGGTTATTTGGTtccaaaacttttattttttatgctgGTTGAAAAGTCTCTTCACATCCTGATGGCAATTACTAAGTTAACTGGTCTACTTATTTGCGTAGGGCCTTAAAACACAGACATGACATCAACATCACCTTCCAgcaatattttttgtaatattatgcTCTTTGTACAGTAATGTTTTCTCAGCAGTGAATGAGACATGAGGTAATCTTGACAGCATTGCATTCAATCCTCCACCAACGCCGTCTCTCAACCGGGGCCTCAAACTAACTTTTTGGTACACCTGCCAATGGCCGGTGATGTGATTAAAATTCACTGGCTATTTTTTTTAATGGCTATGAAAACAGCCAGTTATTACTACCACAATGCCtaaacatatttacatttttaatttgtcCTGCTATTGGTGTCTTTATTAAATGCATTGCTTGTTATTGCTAGCCTTACCGAAATCACCTACCCTAtctttaatattttcataattttttatttgtttccttAAAAAGTCATTAAATCCAAAAAACAAGACTGAAAACCCTTTATCTAGTTGCTAGTTGGTCAGAGAAGTTCTTAAGACTGTCTTAACATAGAGGTGTTCCAATTCACATGCTATCTGTCCTTAATAGTAtttgaaaatagaattagtatgttcCAAATAGAATGTTTAAAAAAGAATGCCAAAGATTCCCAGAAGGTCTACTACTTCCGGTATGACAACTATAGAGATAACGATAAAGATATAGTTCTAAAAATCAATCTCAGTATTAAAGAATAGCAGAATGCACACCACAACTATAACGATGAAGACACAGAGAAGTGATATCTATGGAATCACTTTCATAATgtttttttccagctgatgaacaataaaaacattgacacCCAATTAGAATCCATCCTGCTATAATGAGCTCTagaatttaaaggaacactccacttttttggaaacaggctcattctccaacaccccccccccccgagttaataagttgagttttaccgttttgaattcagccattctcctgttctggcaatatcagcAAAGCTTTTAGCAttgcttagcatagatcattgaatcctattagaccaatagcatcgcgttcaaaaatgaccaacgagtttccgtGCAGCTTTATGTTTTCCACCGGTATTAATACACGATATAAATACAGAAGAGTCCAGTTATAAacaggacaaatattgaaactcgttggtcatttttgaacgcgatgctattggtcttataggattcaatgatctatgctaaactatgctaaaagtgaaatcgccagaacaggagaacggctgaatgggtttcaaaacggtaaaactcaacttattaactttggtggagttggagaatgagcctatttccaaaaaaattgagtgttcctttaaagtggcAGACACACATAAAAATAAACTGCCGATATCGTTTGGatgaggattcgattagaaccaCAAACAcccataaaaagtgttaaactacAAACCAGGTAGAGAAaagggtttgagttaaaaatattcaatgtcgaaaaaatatttaatttataagtTTATCCACGTTATAATTAATCTGCAGCAACATTGTGAACTTTTATAATGCTAGGTTTGGTTATTAACGCAAACAcatgagcagagttctcggcacgAAAGAACGGGGGCTGCATCTTCATTTCTCTCCAATATGGTAgaaaatcaaattaaatgaaatgtggATGATGTTAACTGTGAtaagatgattgacagggcagtttaaacagtgacaggatgcacgtaactaagcaacagagtcTCCATTAAAGATGCAGCTAATATAGTATGCCTACTAAAGCTTGCCTGCTATTCAGTTACACACTCATAAGTAGCATAATATAAGTAGGTGAATTGGACGCAGCATAAGTTAGTGCAGCTGGCCTCAGCACTCATCCTATTTGTGTCTGTTTATCTCAGGATGTGAATTAAGGTACTGCAATTCATGCTTGAACGAATATACACTattttaagtcttttctgctcatcatttatttgatcaaaagtacattaaaaacagtgatttattattacactttaaaacagctgttttctatgtaaatatctgttcaaatgtaatttattcctgtgatcaaagatgaattttcagcatcaatactccagtcttcagtgtcacacaatcgtTCAGAAGTCATTGATATGcgtatttgctgctcaagaaaaaattaagattattatcagtgttgaaaacggctcaatatttttgtggattctttatttttcaagattctttgatgaataggaagtttgaaagaacagcatttatttgaaatagaaatcttttgtaacattataaatgtatttactgtcacgtTTGATCAATTCAGTGCATTTTCTTACTAGTTAGTTATTGTGcatatgtacattttaaatggATGCTTACAAGTTTTCACTAATGAGGAAAACAGCAACAGTCAGCCGCTTGAGCATTTTACATTATAGTTGTTTGCAAACATACATGCCGTCATTATTTAGCGCTTCACTGTTGATTTGCATAATGCAAATGTatcaaaaaagcatttaaaaagtgaaaaaggaACATGAAGCGGCATTTAAAATGATACAGATAAACCTGACAATAAGGTACCGT from Garra rufa chromosome 21, GarRuf1.0, whole genome shotgun sequence includes:
- the bdkrb2 gene encoding B2 bradykinin receptor yields the protein MDHKIQVTTSSILSTIPTTVPTNNLTNNTQCPHWEVWDWLYIMQPAYMFIICVLGVLGNVFVLLVFGLHKKACTVAEIYLGNLAAADLLLVLCLPFWAINIADGFNWRFGSLMCRLVNTGIRMNTFCSIYLLVLVSADRYVALVHALSRGRMRRPRYAKINCIAVWFLGIIFNIPTLHFRNVQFIPELNITACILNYPNTHVGLACDILLILLGFIVPFLVISYCTLKIIRALHEQVVDRFNAENTERKATVLVLVVLVVFLLCWVPFHLVTLMDILIRFGVFAGCDFESSLDVSNQIFTYLALSNSVLNPILYVIVGKNFRKKVKELMKQLTEKKNDSTSGSTRSQLSSTLKTFTTI